ATTTCCTCAAAATGAGGGTTCTGTACACATCTGGCAAGGTTATGAAGACAGGTTGGTGCTGGTTGAGCTGCAACGGTACATTGCCCAGAGGCTTCCTTGGATCCAGTATCATGAATTCCCTGAAGGAGGACACATGTTCATGCTGGTAGATGGATGGACTGACAAAATCATCAGAGCGCTCTTGGTTGGAGAACAGCTCTGAAGTCTCATCAAATCATTCTGTGCTTGTTAGCTTATCATCGATAGCCAAAagttaaaatttcaaacttATTAATTCTAGAGTTGATTTTACATTTTCTATATGATACTCGCTCTGTTTCATTTTCATCTTAACTTTTTTCttattcaaacttttttaagtttgatcaaatttataaaaaaaattaacaatatttacaacatcaaattaatttcattaaatgaaacattgaatatattttgataaatatgtttattttgaatTAAAATTGTTGCtgcatttttatataaatttggtcaaacttaaaaggTTTGAGAAAAAGagtcaaagcgacttataatatgaaacggagggagtagtgtatTTTGTAGAATTGGTTTTTAAGTCGTAAataagttttacctataaattatttttactactttatttatttttttttatagatcgTCAGCCATCGCTCAAACGATTCGACACTCGAGGGtaaaatttacttaaaaaaatgtacACAAAGGGTAACATTACACGCATTTATATAGTCAACTATATTTTGCAGTTTTAGTAAAACTTGGAGTAATCCAAACTGGAGCTAGTGGCCAATTCAGCCACGGCTGAGGATACTCCACATCGATCGCAGTGTCATTCGTATAATCATAAACTCCAACGTCCCGACGAAGATGTTTACGGTGAACCAAGTACCCGTAGTCATCGTCGAAATATATGTGATTTGGCATCAAGTGTGGATAATCCTTCACTGGCAAGCACATCGAGTAACTAGTGCCAATAAACAATGCATTGTTACCTATGTCATCGACGTCATCAAGATCTTGCTTCTTGTAGTCAACCTTGTACACCCCGATTTCAGTTGTTCGTACGTCCTTATGCTCGCTACCTTCATCTTCTTCCGTGACTCGCAAGACCTGCAGGATGTCACCTTCCGTGGTACGTACAATGTAGAGGGTGCCCAATTCACCCATGGTCGGCTTGAGAATCAGTCTATGGGTGAAGGAGGAAGAAGCACTGACGACATCAATGGCGTGGATGGCGCCGTGAACGGTCTGGGCGTAGAACACGCCGTCGTGGTAGATGCAATCTTCGAACCACTCACACTCATTGTTCCCCATCTTGATCCATGTCCACTTCTTGTCGCCGGATCTCGCGAAGGAGAGCTGAAGATATGGGTGATGGATGAGCATCACCGTGTAGTCGTCGCCGCGCGATGGGTCGGAGGAGATGACGGCTTTGAGATACAAGAACTCCCTGAACGTCTCCGGCGGGTGCGTCACCGTGTGCATGTCATCGTCGTTGCTCCGGTgactgttgccgccgccgtcgtagtAGACCAACTTGTAGTTGTTGAGGTTCCCGGCGTCGTCGTAGAGTGGCCTTACGTGTTCGATGGTGGCGACGGGTGGGAGGTCGAGCTGCTCGCCTGTGGCCGGGTTGAGGAGGTGGAGCTCGGAGCGGTGGTCGGCGGTGACGAGCCAGCCGTGGGATGACCCGACGATGTGGCGCTCCGCGATGGGCGGGTCCGGGAGGGGGACCGTGTAGGACGTCGTCTTGTCGGCGAGGCTGTAgagcacggcggcgcgcgggccggcggcggcggtggtgtagAGGAGGCAGGGCGTCTGCGCGCGGGAGTAGAGGCCGAGGCGGCGTATGTCGCGGGCGGTGGCGCGCCAGAGCTTGcagacggcggcggagcggaaCAGGTCGGGGAACTcgagctcgaggaggacgaggccgaGCACGTCGGCCGGAAGCTCCGACCAGTCGGCGGCCGCCGGAGTGTCCATGGAAACAGATCGATTAAGCGTCGATGAAGGCGTACGTACGTGCCGCGTGCCGCCAGATCATCCGCTAAAATAAAGCAGCGCAACTGATCGACGCGGATCAGATCGGAGTAGAAACCGAACAGGTTTCagaaatctctatctctatctcttcccTATCTCtactctctatctctatctcctCTCCACTACCTAAAAAATTAGAGAAATTTCCGTGTCTGTGTGCTAAAAAAAAATGCGAAAAACTTTTTCTGTCCGATTGAAAAAGAAAGTGCAAAAAAGGATTTCCGTTTTCcgttaaaaaaaggaaagaaagattTCTGTACCGAAAAAACAAGCGctaaaaaaaggcgaaaaatgtgcgaaaaaaatatttccgtccgatttaaaaaaaatactgtcgTCCGTGGCCAAGAAAAAGCAAGCGCGAATTTTTTCTGTCCgattaaaaaaaagtgtgaAAAAAGGGTTTCCATctcttaaaaaaaggaaaaaaatatttctatccGATATTTTTAGATTCTTAAAAATAGTACGTATAAACCGATCCTCAAGAAAAAGgttaatggaaaaaaaaagttctcgTGCAACGTTTAAAAAAATGTCTGATTCCATAAATACCGTCAAAGTAGATTTGGAAATTTAAAAGCGAATTCAATTTTCCCCTTTCGAATTACTTTTTTTATGCATTCAaattatcatatattaaaatccACCTTAAGATGTCGAAGTTTATATAAACcgcacgagaaaaaaaaagccctaTAAAAACGCTCTGAACAAATTGTTAGAGTAAAACACctttataaaaaaagataataaaacCATCTGACCCAATGCGAGGAAAAAACCATCTTTTCTGAGAAATCTGTATAATTACACGTGAAAAACATCACTATTTATAAAACAACAGCTTTGAAATAACCATGTGACTCAAAG
This genomic window from Oryza sativa Japonica Group chromosome 12, ASM3414082v1 contains:
- the LOC4351522 gene encoding putative F-box protein At2g33190 — encoded protein: MDTPAAADWSELPADVLGLVLLELEFPDLFRSAAVCKLWRATARDIRRLGLYSRAQTPCLLYTTAAAGPRAAVLYSLADKTTSYTVPLPDPPIAERHIVGSSHGWLVTADHRSELHLLNPATGEQLDLPPVATIEHVRPLYDDAGNLNNYKLVYYDGGGNSHRSNDDDMHTVTHPPETFREFLYLKAVISSDPSRGDDYTVMLIHHPYLQLSFARSGDKKWTWIKMGNNECEWFEDCIYHDGVFYAQTVHGAIHAIDVVSASSSFTHRLILKPTMGELGTLYIVRTTEGDILQVLRVTEEDEGSEHKDVRTTEIGVYKVDYKKQDLDDVDDIGNNALFIGTSYSMCLPVKDYPHLMPNHIYFDDDYGYLVHRKHLRRDVGVYDYTNDTAIDVEYPQPWLNWPLAPVWITPSFTKTAKYS